A portion of the Pectobacterium brasiliense genome contains these proteins:
- a CDS encoding NADP(H)-dependent aldo-keto reductase — MQYHRIPHSSLEVSVLGLGTMTFGEQNSEADAHAQLDHAIAAGVNLIDTAEMYAVPPRPETQGLTESYIGSWLKSRGGREKLIVASKVSGPVRGNDHSIRPQQALDRKNIRAALDASLQRLNTDYIDLYQLHWPQRQTNCFGKLNYQYTDDKPQYTEDKSVVTLLETLEALNEQVRAGKIRYVGVSNETPWGVMRYLHLAEKHDLPRIVSIQNPYSLLNRSFEVGLAEISQHEGVELLAYSSLAFGTLTGKYLNGAQPANARNTLFSRFTRYTGPQAQAAVAEYVALAQKHGLDPAQMALAFVRQQPFVASTLLGATTLEQLQTNLDSQNLTLDGEILDELEAIHRRFTFPAP; from the coding sequence ATGCAATATCACCGTATTCCCCATAGTTCTTTAGAAGTGAGCGTGCTGGGTCTTGGTACGATGACCTTTGGCGAACAGAACAGCGAAGCAGACGCTCATGCTCAGTTAGATCACGCCATTGCCGCAGGTGTTAACCTGATTGACACAGCAGAAATGTACGCCGTTCCTCCACGCCCGGAAACACAGGGGTTAACCGAGAGCTATATCGGTTCCTGGCTGAAATCCCGTGGCGGACGCGAGAAATTGATTGTGGCCAGTAAAGTCTCCGGCCCCGTGCGCGGAAACGATCACAGCATCCGGCCACAGCAGGCGCTGGACAGAAAAAACATCCGTGCCGCGCTGGATGCCAGTCTGCAACGCCTGAACACCGACTATATCGATCTCTATCAGTTGCATTGGCCACAGCGCCAGACCAACTGCTTTGGCAAGCTGAACTATCAGTATACGGATGACAAACCGCAATATACTGAAGACAAATCGGTCGTGACACTGCTGGAAACGCTGGAAGCGCTAAATGAACAGGTGCGTGCCGGTAAGATCCGCTACGTCGGCGTCTCCAACGAAACCCCGTGGGGCGTGATGCGCTATCTGCATCTGGCGGAAAAGCATGACCTGCCGCGTATCGTGTCGATTCAGAACCCCTACAGCCTGCTGAACCGCAGTTTTGAAGTCGGCTTAGCGGAAATCAGCCAGCATGAAGGCGTGGAACTTCTCGCCTACTCATCACTGGCATTCGGTACGCTGACGGGGAAATACCTGAACGGCGCACAGCCTGCTAACGCACGCAACACGTTATTTAGCCGCTTTACTCGCTATACTGGCCCGCAGGCTCAAGCAGCGGTTGCCGAGTACGTCGCGCTGGCGCAAAAGCACGGTCTGGATCCGGCTCAAATGGCATTGGCGTTTGTGCGTCAGCAGCCGTTCGTCGCCAGTACGCTGCTAGGCGCGACTACACTGGAACAGCTGCAAACCAACCTCGACAGCCAGAACCTGACGCTGGACGGCGAGATCCTCGACGAGCTGGAAGCTATCCATCGTCGTTTTACGTTTCCGGCACCATAA
- a CDS encoding YgdI/YgdR family lipoprotein, which produces MKVRMKMAITLALLFTLAGCSSDYVMATKEGQMLLTQGKPVLDKDTGLLSYTDEQGNQKQINSDQISQIVQR; this is translated from the coding sequence ATGAAAGTACGGATGAAAATGGCAATCACACTGGCGTTATTATTCACTCTGGCAGGCTGTTCCAGTGACTACGTGATGGCGACAAAAGAGGGGCAAATGCTCCTGACGCAGGGAAAACCCGTCCTGGATAAAGATACCGGGTTGCTCAGCTATACCGATGAGCAAGGTAATCAGAAACAAATCAACAGCGACCAGATCTCCCAGATCGTGCAGCGCTAA
- a CDS encoding DUF2884 domain-containing protein, translated as MSRKITLGLLMLLSWQAQAAYQCNVNPQDDIIISPQHVQVVGASGNLQLSPQGDIVRNGTPLTLNAEQRQKAKAYQADLRQQLPWIDQGAQQHLEKARVALDNVIVQELGSDSNVRNRLTTLDKQLKQQMNRIIEHRTDGLTFHHQAIKQVEQDGKQLVQQSMGGVLQDSLNEMGVKQMSSGGNPLQAMMGNLGGLQKAIQAEWNNQELEFQRFGNDVCSRVTSLENQRKSLLQTLK; from the coding sequence ATGTCGCGTAAAATAACCTTGGGTTTATTGATGTTGCTGTCCTGGCAAGCGCAGGCAGCCTACCAGTGCAACGTGAACCCGCAGGACGACATCATTATCAGTCCGCAACACGTACAGGTCGTGGGTGCCAGCGGCAATTTACAACTCTCCCCGCAGGGCGATATCGTCCGTAACGGTACGCCACTGACCCTGAATGCCGAACAGCGCCAGAAGGCCAAAGCCTATCAGGCAGATTTACGCCAGCAGCTGCCGTGGATCGATCAGGGCGCGCAGCAGCATCTTGAAAAAGCGCGAGTCGCGCTGGATAACGTGATCGTGCAGGAGCTTGGCAGCGACAGCAATGTGCGCAATCGTCTGACTACGCTGGATAAACAGCTCAAGCAGCAGATGAACCGAATTATCGAACACCGCACCGATGGCCTGACGTTTCACCATCAGGCGATTAAGCAAGTTGAGCAAGATGGCAAACAGCTCGTGCAGCAAAGCATGGGCGGCGTCTTGCAGGACAGCCTGAACGAAATGGGCGTGAAACAGATGTCCAGCGGCGGCAACCCGCTACAGGCGATGATGGGCAACCTCGGTGGTTTGCAGAAAGCGATTCAGGCCGAATGGAACAATCAGGAACTGGAGTTCCAGCGCTTCGGCAATGACGTATGTAGCCGCGTCACATCGCTGGAAAACCAGCGCAAGAGTCTGTTGCAGACGCTGAAGTAA
- a CDS encoding TerC family protein produces the protein MFDWIVDPNAWLALGTLTILEIVLGIDNIIFLSLVVAKLPKAQQNKARRIGLMGAMLMRLGLLASIAWVMRLTDPLFTVAGNEISTRDLILFFGGLFLIWKSSMEIHETVEGGSEDHTSKVYSFFGAIVQIMMLDIIFSLDSVITAVGLSDHLFIMMAAVIIAVLVMMFSARPIGEFVERHPSVKMLALSFLILVGFTLILESFDVHVPKGYIYFAMFFSMSVEALNLLRSKKEKSAH, from the coding sequence ATGTTTGATTGGATTGTTGATCCGAACGCATGGTTAGCATTGGGAACGCTGACTATTCTGGAAATCGTTCTTGGGATCGATAACATTATTTTCCTGTCTCTGGTTGTCGCCAAACTGCCTAAAGCCCAGCAAAACAAAGCTCGCCGCATCGGGCTGATGGGGGCGATGTTAATGCGTTTGGGACTGCTCGCTTCTATTGCCTGGGTCATGCGTCTGACCGACCCGCTGTTCACCGTCGCTGGCAATGAAATCTCCACACGTGACCTGATCCTGTTCTTCGGGGGACTCTTCCTGATCTGGAAGTCGAGTATGGAAATTCACGAAACCGTCGAAGGCGGTTCAGAAGACCATACTTCCAAGGTGTACTCTTTCTTTGGCGCAATTGTGCAGATCATGATGCTGGATATTATCTTCAGCCTGGATTCAGTGATCACTGCTGTCGGCCTGTCTGACCATCTGTTTATTATGATGGCAGCGGTCATTATTGCCGTTCTCGTGATGATGTTCTCTGCGCGCCCTATCGGCGAGTTTGTCGAACGCCATCCGTCCGTCAAAATGCTGGCCTTGTCGTTCCTGATCCTGGTTGGGTTCACCCTGATTCTGGAAAGCTTCGACGTTCACGTACCGAAAGGCTACATCTACTTCGCCATGTTCTTCTCGATGTCCGTCGAGGCGTTGAACCTGCTGCGCAGTAAAAAAGAAAAATCAGCGCACTGA
- the ptsP gene encoding phosphoenolpyruvate--protein phosphotransferase has protein sequence MLTRLREIVENVAATARLSDALDILVNETCQAMDTEVCSIYLADHDRQCYYLMATRGLKKPRGRTVTLAFGQGIVGLVGQRAEPINLADARAHPSFKYIPAVKEQHFRSFLGVPIIYRRHLLGVLVVQQREHRQFDKNEESFMVTLATQMAAILSLSQIKTLFGQYRQTRVKALVAAPGVAIAPGWQDCTQPSLEQVFPASSLDSERERSRLTQALEEATAEFRRFSKRFSASAQKESAAIFDLYSHLLNDARLKRELFQEVDAGNAAEWAVKLVIERFAAQFTNLQDTYLRERAGDLRALGQRLLFHLDDNAQIMGQWPERFILVADELTATLLAELPPERLAGVVVYDGAANSHAAILVRAMGIPTLVGADIQPELLHQRQLIIDGYRGELLVDPEPVLVQEYQRLLTEENELTRLAEGEMEQPAVLKSGERIQVMLNAGLSAEHEKRFINQVDGVGLYRTEIPFMLQSGFPSEDEQMAQYQSMLALYPTRPVMLRTLDIGADKPLPYLPISEENPCLGWRGIRITLDQPEIFLIQVRAMLRANAHIGNLNILLPMISSLDEISEARRLIDQAAGEVEELLGFPQPKPRIGIMIEVPSMLFLLPHLASRIDFVSVGTNDLTQYLLAVDRNNAHVASLYDSLHPSMLQALNMIAVECERHNIPLSVCGEMAGEALGALLLTGLGYRSLSMNGRSVARIKYLLRQITLAESQALVKQLLGAQSATEVRQWAAIFMEERGLGGLIRGGR, from the coding sequence ATGCTCACGCGCTTGCGAGAAATTGTCGAAAACGTTGCGGCAACGGCACGCCTTAGTGATGCGCTGGACATTCTGGTCAATGAGACCTGTCAGGCTATGGACACGGAAGTCTGTTCCATTTATCTGGCCGATCACGATCGTCAATGCTATTACCTGATGGCAACGCGCGGGTTGAAAAAGCCGCGCGGGCGTACGGTTACGCTGGCGTTTGGGCAAGGTATTGTCGGGTTGGTCGGGCAACGTGCTGAGCCCATCAATCTGGCCGACGCGCGTGCACACCCCAGTTTCAAATATATCCCCGCTGTGAAAGAGCAACATTTCCGCTCTTTTCTTGGCGTTCCCATTATCTACCGTCGCCACCTGCTGGGCGTACTGGTAGTGCAGCAGCGTGAACATCGTCAGTTTGATAAAAACGAAGAATCGTTCATGGTGACGCTGGCCACGCAGATGGCCGCTATTCTTTCCCTTTCACAGATAAAAACGCTCTTCGGTCAATACCGTCAGACGCGCGTTAAGGCGCTGGTGGCTGCACCCGGCGTGGCGATTGCCCCCGGCTGGCAGGATTGTACTCAGCCTTCTCTGGAACAGGTTTTCCCCGCATCGAGTCTGGACAGCGAGCGTGAGCGCTCCCGTTTAACGCAGGCGCTGGAAGAGGCCACGGCGGAATTCCGTCGCTTCAGCAAGCGGTTTAGCGCCAGCGCGCAGAAAGAGAGCGCGGCGATTTTCGATTTGTACTCGCACTTGCTGAACGATGCGCGGCTCAAGCGAGAACTCTTTCAGGAAGTGGATGCGGGCAATGCCGCCGAGTGGGCCGTGAAGCTGGTGATCGAGCGCTTTGCCGCACAGTTCACCAATTTGCAGGATACTTATTTACGCGAACGGGCGGGCGATCTGCGTGCGTTGGGGCAGCGGCTGCTGTTCCATCTCGACGATAACGCGCAAATCATGGGGCAATGGCCTGAGCGCTTTATCCTCGTGGCGGATGAATTAACCGCCACGCTGCTGGCGGAACTGCCGCCGGAGCGTCTGGCGGGCGTTGTTGTCTATGACGGTGCCGCGAATTCGCATGCGGCGATTCTCGTCCGTGCCATGGGCATTCCGACGCTGGTGGGCGCAGACATCCAGCCCGAACTGCTGCATCAGCGACAGCTGATTATCGACGGCTATCGCGGCGAGCTGCTGGTCGATCCTGAACCCGTGCTGGTACAGGAATACCAGCGTCTGTTGACGGAAGAAAATGAGCTGACTCGCCTGGCCGAAGGCGAGATGGAACAGCCTGCTGTACTGAAAAGCGGCGAACGCATTCAGGTCATGTTGAATGCGGGGCTCAGCGCTGAACACGAAAAACGCTTTATCAATCAGGTTGATGGGGTGGGTCTGTATCGCACGGAAATCCCGTTTATGTTGCAAAGCGGATTTCCGTCTGAAGATGAGCAGATGGCGCAATATCAAAGCATGTTGGCGCTTTACCCTACGCGCCCCGTGATGCTGCGCACGCTGGATATCGGCGCGGATAAGCCGCTGCCCTATCTACCTATTAGCGAAGAGAACCCGTGCCTTGGCTGGCGCGGCATTCGTATTACGCTCGATCAGCCTGAAATCTTTCTGATTCAGGTGCGCGCGATGCTGCGTGCCAACGCACATATTGGCAATCTCAACATCCTGTTGCCGATGATCAGCAGTCTGGATGAAATCAGCGAAGCGCGTCGCCTGATCGATCAGGCCGCGGGCGAAGTAGAAGAATTGCTGGGCTTCCCGCAGCCCAAGCCGCGAATTGGGATCATGATTGAAGTCCCGTCGATGCTGTTCCTGCTCCCTCATCTGGCTTCCCGCATCGATTTTGTTTCGGTTGGTACCAACGATCTGACGCAGTATCTGCTGGCGGTAGATCGTAACAACGCTCATGTGGCATCGCTTTATGACAGCCTGCATCCTTCCATGTTGCAGGCGTTGAATATGATTGCCGTCGAGTGCGAGCGGCACAATATTCCGCTTTCCGTGTGTGGTGAAATGGCGGGTGAAGCGCTTGGTGCACTGCTGCTAACCGGGCTGGGGTATCGCTCGCTCAGTATGAACGGACGTAGCGTTGCGCGAATTAAATACCTGCTGCGCCAAATTACGCTGGCGGAATCGCAGGCGTTGGTGAAGCAACTACTCGGTGCGCAGAGTGCGACGGAAGTCCGACAGTGGGCGGCGATCTTCATGGAAGAGCGCGGATTGGGCGGCTTAATTCGAGGCGGACGCTAA
- the mutH gene encoding DNA mismatch repair endonuclease MutH, with protein sequence MNSPTVHTTAPPSEHTLLERAQSLAGYNLAELADIARLPLPANLKRDKGWIGILLERFLGASAGSKPEQDFPDIGVELKTIPIDEQGKPLETTFVCVAPLTGNSGVTWESSHVRHKLARVLWIPVEGSRHIPLGERRIGTPLIWSPNEEEEEQLRCDWEELMDLIVLGRVESITARHGEVLQLRPKAANSRALTEAIGEFGQPILTLPRGFYLKKTFTAPLLARHFMQLSS encoded by the coding sequence ATGAATTCACCCACGGTTCACACGACTGCGCCGCCAAGTGAGCACACGTTACTGGAACGCGCGCAATCCCTCGCGGGTTATAATCTCGCGGAATTAGCGGACATCGCCCGCCTGCCCCTTCCCGCTAACCTGAAACGCGATAAAGGCTGGATTGGTATCTTGCTGGAGCGTTTTCTGGGTGCAAGCGCAGGCAGCAAGCCCGAGCAGGATTTCCCCGACATCGGCGTTGAACTCAAAACCATTCCTATTGATGAACAGGGCAAACCGCTGGAAACCACGTTCGTCTGCGTCGCACCATTAACAGGCAACAGCGGCGTAACGTGGGAAAGCAGCCACGTACGACACAAGCTCGCGCGGGTACTGTGGATTCCGGTGGAAGGCTCGCGGCACATTCCGCTGGGGGAACGCCGTATTGGCACACCGCTGATCTGGAGCCCCAATGAAGAAGAAGAGGAACAGCTGCGCTGCGATTGGGAAGAGTTGATGGATCTGATCGTGCTTGGCCGGGTAGAAAGCATCACCGCCCGACATGGCGAAGTGCTACAGCTACGCCCCAAAGCGGCAAATAGCCGGGCATTAACCGAGGCAATTGGCGAATTTGGTCAACCGATTCTAACCTTGCCACGCGGGTTCTATCTGAAAAAAACCTTTACCGCACCGCTACTGGCACGCCACTTTATGCAGCTCAGCAGCTGA
- the lgt gene encoding prolipoprotein diacylglyceryl transferase translates to MTTSYLAFPQFDPVIFSIGPLALHWYGLMYLVGFVFAMWLAVRRANKPGSGWTKDEVENLLYMGFLGVFVGGRLGYVLFYAFPSFLENPLYLFKVWDGGMSFHGGLMGVICVMLWFAHRTKRHFFQVADFIAPLIPFGLGAGRLGNFINGELWGRVTTDTPWAMLFPGSRGEDMALAVSNPQWQAIFNQYGMLPRHPSQLYQMMLEGVALFIILNIFIRKSRPMGSVSGLFLIGYGMFRIITEFFRQPDAQLGLFGGLFSMGQILSLPMVIAGILMMVWAYRRQPAQQ, encoded by the coding sequence ATGACGACAAGCTATCTGGCGTTTCCTCAGTTTGATCCCGTGATTTTCTCAATCGGCCCGCTGGCGCTGCACTGGTATGGGCTGATGTATCTGGTGGGTTTTGTATTTGCCATGTGGTTGGCGGTGCGTCGGGCGAATAAACCGGGGAGTGGCTGGACCAAAGATGAAGTCGAAAACCTGCTGTATATGGGGTTCCTTGGGGTCTTCGTCGGTGGGCGTCTGGGCTACGTCCTGTTTTATGCCTTCCCGTCATTTCTTGAAAACCCGCTCTATCTTTTCAAAGTCTGGGATGGCGGTATGTCGTTCCACGGCGGCTTAATGGGCGTCATCTGCGTCATGCTGTGGTTCGCTCATCGCACCAAACGCCATTTCTTCCAGGTTGCTGATTTTATTGCCCCTCTGATTCCTTTCGGGCTTGGCGCTGGCCGACTGGGCAACTTCATCAATGGCGAACTGTGGGGACGCGTGACGACGGATACGCCGTGGGCCATGCTGTTTCCTGGTTCGCGCGGCGAAGATATGGCGCTGGCCGTCAGTAACCCGCAATGGCAGGCGATTTTCAATCAGTACGGCATGCTGCCGCGTCATCCTTCCCAGCTGTATCAAATGATGTTGGAAGGAGTGGCGCTGTTTATCATTCTGAATATCTTTATTCGTAAATCTCGGCCGATGGGCAGCGTTTCAGGGCTTTTCCTGATCGGTTATGGCATGTTCCGAATCATTACTGAATTCTTCCGCCAGCCGGATGCGCAGCTGGGGCTGTTCGGCGGCCTGTTCAGCATGGGGCAAATCCTGTCTCTGCCGATGGTGATCGCTGGTATTCTGATGATGGTCTGGGCCTACCGCCGTCAGCCTGCACAGCAATAA